One segment of Parvularcula sp. IMCC14364 DNA contains the following:
- a CDS encoding TlyA family RNA methyltransferase, giving the protein MRLDLYLVDHGYCDSRARAQAAIKAGRVLLNGATARKASHTVGPGDQVVFEGQAFEYVSRGGLKLEAALKGFDISPAGKVCLDLGASTGGFTDVLLRAGAEKVYAVDVGHGQLHPEIAQSSRVINLERTHVKDLSLAHVPEPIEILVCDVSFISLRKALPPAMALCAPLAQLLALVKPQFEVGRAEIGKGGIVRQTPENTVGTAQKLAQWLEGQSWRVFGLTESPIKGGDGNTEFLIGATNQT; this is encoded by the coding sequence ATGCGTCTTGATCTTTATCTTGTTGATCATGGCTATTGTGACAGCCGTGCGCGGGCGCAGGCCGCAATCAAGGCTGGTCGTGTATTGCTGAATGGCGCTACGGCCAGGAAAGCGTCGCATACTGTCGGTCCGGGCGATCAGGTTGTCTTTGAGGGACAGGCCTTTGAATACGTCTCACGCGGTGGCCTGAAACTGGAAGCAGCGCTTAAAGGCTTTGATATTTCACCTGCAGGCAAGGTCTGCCTTGATCTTGGTGCATCAACCGGTGGGTTTACAGATGTGCTGCTGCGAGCAGGTGCTGAAAAGGTTTACGCAGTCGATGTGGGGCACGGACAATTACACCCGGAGATTGCGCAAAGCTCTCGCGTGATAAACCTTGAGCGGACTCACGTGAAGGATCTGTCGCTGGCTCATGTACCGGAGCCGATAGAGATACTTGTGTGTGATGTCAGTTTCATCAGTCTCAGGAAAGCTCTGCCGCCAGCGATGGCTTTGTGTGCACCGCTGGCGCAACTACTGGCACTGGTCAAGCCGCAGTTTGAGGTTGGACGGGCTGAAATTGGCAAGGGTGGTATTGTCCGGCAAACACCGGAAAATACAGTTGGCACGGCCCAAAAGCTGGCGCAGTGGCTTGAGGGGCAAAGCTGGCGCGTGTTCGGCCTGACGGAAAGCCCCATCAAGGGAGGCGATGGTAATACGGAGTTTTTGATTGGCGCGACCAACCAGACATAA
- a CDS encoding class I SAM-dependent RNA methyltransferase, whose product MARPTRHKRRHKKQPQPATVEVTAEIEALGSAGDGVASANGRAVHVPYVLPGETVRLSVCGSKADLLEVLTPAPARISPVCAHFGPAGDQCGGCSLQHLSTDTYTDWKKETVMRALAHVGLEKIDVLAPLLSPLRSRRRASFSVQETGGDILCGFLQGRSHRLIDLQECHILSPALMAGREEIITILEPVFRERPGLRLSAHVTEASNGLDVELTGDLQEEDLSLHEREQIPLLLEATSITRLTINGAPFWQGEQPVVIFAGTRVPLPPRAFLQATKAGEATLQKLVGVGIGGARKVADLFAGCGTFTFAAVQGATVHAVESDEAAINAINQARRLSGQAVTTRARDLFRQPLMPAELNRFDAVVLDPPRAGAEAQAQQLAESNVPVVVSVSCNPKTFARDAATLMAGGYRLSEVQPVDQFMFSPHIEVVGIFTRE is encoded by the coding sequence TTGGCGCGACCAACCAGACATAAGAGAAGACACAAAAAACAGCCCCAGCCAGCAACGGTTGAAGTAACTGCTGAAATTGAGGCGCTTGGGTCAGCTGGTGATGGCGTTGCATCAGCCAATGGCAGGGCGGTGCATGTTCCCTATGTGTTGCCCGGTGAAACGGTACGGCTTTCTGTGTGCGGTTCAAAAGCTGACTTGCTTGAGGTCCTCACGCCCGCCCCTGCGCGCATTAGCCCGGTATGCGCTCATTTTGGCCCGGCGGGAGACCAGTGCGGTGGCTGTTCTCTCCAGCACCTATCCACAGATACCTATACAGACTGGAAGAAGGAAACCGTCATGCGCGCCTTGGCGCATGTGGGGCTTGAGAAGATTGATGTGTTGGCGCCCCTCCTGTCTCCATTGCGCAGCCGGCGGCGTGCCAGTTTTTCCGTGCAGGAAACTGGAGGTGACATTCTCTGTGGTTTTCTCCAGGGGCGCTCTCACAGGCTCATTGATTTGCAGGAATGCCATATCCTTAGTCCGGCTCTTATGGCCGGGCGCGAGGAAATTATCACAATCTTGGAACCTGTCTTTCGCGAAAGGCCGGGCTTAAGGCTTTCAGCACATGTCACAGAAGCCTCCAATGGCCTTGATGTCGAGTTGACGGGTGACTTGCAGGAAGAGGATTTATCCTTGCATGAGCGCGAACAAATCCCGTTATTGTTGGAAGCAACCAGCATCACGCGCCTGACAATAAATGGCGCACCATTCTGGCAGGGCGAACAACCAGTGGTCATATTTGCAGGCACGCGTGTGCCCTTGCCACCACGTGCCTTTCTGCAGGCGACCAAGGCTGGCGAGGCGACCTTGCAAAAGTTGGTTGGTGTAGGGATTGGCGGTGCCAGAAAAGTTGCTGACCTTTTTGCCGGTTGCGGCACTTTCACGTTCGCGGCGGTCCAGGGCGCAACAGTTCATGCGGTGGAATCAGATGAAGCGGCTATCAATGCCATCAATCAGGCCCGGCGTTTAAGTGGTCAGGCGGTTACAACGCGCGCGCGCGATCTCTTTCGCCAGCCTCTCATGCCCGCAGAGCTCAACAGGTTTGATGCTGTAGTGCTTGACCCGCCCCGTGCAGGCGCGGAGGCGCAGGCACAACAACTGGCTGAAAGCAATGTACCGGTCGTGGTTTCTGTCTCCTGTAATCCAAAGACTTTCGCGCGCGATGCTGCAACCCTTATGGCTGGCGGATACAGGCTGTCAGAAGTCCAGCCGGTGGACCAGTTCATGTTTTCACCCCATATTGAAGTTGTCGGCATTTTCACGAGAGAATAG
- a CDS encoding class I SAM-dependent methyltransferase, with protein sequence MANPLSANPFTFGARRALYGASQLARIGYYTAHYMAGRHVIGPVTSPGNAPAPSRFGNYDQAALVSAFRKLFRDEWCRIEAGIYKVPHDLRRMPQLPELFSGSRQYMREAREVSARAHRRGHSEVMDEETRKKYPRYYLQNFHFQSDGWLSEESAQVYDMQVETLFTGAADAMRRQALPSIRDELVRLRAAGQPDSETVFLDLACGTGRLLSHVKDNFTEMPAVAIDLSPDYLAQARKTCRDWSGITYMEGQAESIPLADNSVDILTTVYLFHELPPKIRRLVAAEIARVLKPGGLYLHLDTIQYGDFEGVDVLLENFPRAFHEPYYDSYCSEDLDALFGSASLRADGKSQGFLTKSSGYRKGNS encoded by the coding sequence ATGGCTAACCCACTGTCAGCAAACCCGTTTACATTTGGTGCGCGCCGCGCGCTCTATGGTGCCTCCCAGCTTGCGCGGATTGGTTATTACACAGCACATTATATGGCGGGGAGACATGTCATCGGTCCCGTCACCAGTCCTGGCAATGCACCGGCCCCCAGCCGCTTTGGTAATTATGATCAAGCCGCGCTGGTCAGTGCCTTCCGTAAACTGTTTCGGGATGAGTGGTGCCGGATTGAGGCGGGCATTTACAAGGTGCCGCACGATCTGCGACGTATGCCGCAATTGCCAGAACTTTTTTCTGGCAGTCGCCAGTATATGCGTGAAGCGCGGGAAGTATCTGCCCGCGCGCATCGGCGTGGCCATTCAGAAGTGATGGATGAGGAAACGCGCAAAAAATACCCGCGTTATTATCTGCAGAATTTTCACTTCCAGAGTGATGGCTGGCTGTCTGAGGAGTCAGCGCAGGTTTATGACATGCAGGTGGAAACCCTGTTCACCGGTGCTGCAGATGCCATGCGTCGTCAGGCTTTGCCATCTATCCGCGATGAACTGGTGCGCTTGCGAGCGGCTGGGCAACCGGACAGCGAAACGGTCTTTCTCGACCTTGCCTGTGGAACTGGCCGGTTACTGTCTCATGTGAAGGATAATTTCACAGAAATGCCTGCGGTTGCTATTGATCTTTCCCCAGACTATCTGGCTCAGGCAAGAAAAACCTGCCGGGATTGGTCAGGCATTACATATATGGAGGGGCAAGCCGAGAGTATTCCGTTGGCGGATAACAGTGTCGATATTCTGACAACCGTTTATCTCTTCCATGAACTGCCACCGAAAATTCGCCGTCTAGTTGCCGCTGAAATAGCGCGCGTCTTAAAGCCTGGGGGTCTCTACCTGCATCTTGATACCATCCAGTATGGAGACTTTGAGGGGGTAGATGTGCTGCTTGAGAATTTCCCCCGCGCATTCCATGAGCCGTACTATGACAGTTATTGTAGCGAAGATTTGGACGCTCTTTTCGGCAGTGCGAGTCTCAGGGCTGATGGGAAAAGTCAGGGATTTTTGACGAAATCATCCGGATACAGGAAAGGTAATTCTTAG
- a CDS encoding cisplatin damage response ATP-dependent DNA ligase: protein MNKFAALLDQLILTPSRNGKLRLLTAYFRNVPDPERGWAVAAITRDIEIKSFKPAMLRELIYERMDAQLFDLSYDYVGDLAETVSLVWPAQHGTNYLPGLSEVVEALATAKRTDAPKLVEGWLNALDPSGRWALIKLITGGLRIGVASRLVKQALAAFGDKPIQEIEELWHGLEAPYTDLFSWLEGKTDKPVNAMKAPFRPVMLAHPVEEKDKARIDLTTHVAEWKWDGIRVQAVSEAGVKRLYSRTGDDISGAFPDILEAMNVDAAIDGELLVFDPEADGFQVRPFNDLQQRLNRKTVTKKLLASHPAFIRAYDLLWLDGEDLRPQAFAARRTRLEALLADISTRPTPENGIRLDLSEQVDVTDWEQLAKLRAEPPLAAIEGLMLKKRSAPYVPGRPKGEWWKWKREPFLVDTVLMYAQRGHGKRSSFYSDYTFGVWRQGEDGDELVPVGKAYSGFTDDELKRIDKFVRDNTVDRFGPVRAVKMGPDDGLVLEVAFEGLNRSTRHKSGVAMRFPRISRLRWDKPAHEADRIEMLEGLL, encoded by the coding sequence ATGAATAAATTCGCGGCTCTACTTGACCAGTTGATCCTGACGCCGTCGCGCAACGGAAAATTACGCCTACTGACAGCGTATTTCAGAAATGTACCCGACCCCGAACGGGGGTGGGCCGTGGCAGCAATAACGCGGGACATCGAGATAAAGAGTTTCAAACCGGCCATGTTGCGGGAGCTGATTTATGAACGTATGGATGCGCAACTGTTCGATCTGTCCTATGATTATGTGGGCGATCTCGCGGAGACGGTCTCACTGGTCTGGCCTGCTCAACACGGCACAAACTATCTGCCTGGTCTGTCCGAAGTGGTTGAGGCTCTTGCGACTGCAAAGCGGACTGATGCGCCCAAACTCGTTGAAGGATGGCTGAATGCCCTGGACCCGTCCGGGCGCTGGGCGCTTATCAAGTTGATCACCGGCGGATTGCGCATTGGTGTGGCCTCGCGGCTGGTGAAACAGGCGCTGGCGGCCTTTGGAGATAAACCAATCCAGGAAATAGAAGAGCTCTGGCACGGACTCGAAGCACCTTATACAGATTTATTTTCATGGCTTGAAGGCAAAACAGATAAACCGGTAAACGCGATGAAAGCACCCTTTCGTCCGGTCATGCTGGCACATCCCGTTGAGGAAAAAGACAAGGCGCGCATTGACCTGACCACCCACGTGGCCGAATGGAAATGGGATGGTATTCGTGTGCAGGCTGTGAGCGAAGCCGGGGTCAAACGGCTTTACTCGCGCACCGGCGATGATATTTCCGGCGCTTTTCCGGATATTCTTGAGGCGATGAACGTCGATGCTGCAATAGACGGAGAATTACTGGTTTTTGATCCTGAAGCAGATGGTTTTCAGGTTCGCCCGTTCAATGACCTGCAACAACGCCTTAACCGCAAGACTGTGACCAAAAAACTGCTGGCAAGCCACCCGGCATTCATCCGCGCCTATGATCTTTTATGGCTGGACGGAGAAGACCTGCGCCCACAGGCTTTCGCGGCGCGGCGAACCAGACTGGAAGCGTTGCTGGCTGATATATCCACCCGTCCAACCCCTGAAAACGGGATACGTCTGGATTTGTCTGAGCAGGTAGATGTGACGGATTGGGAACAGTTGGCAAAACTGCGGGCTGAACCCCCGCTTGCTGCCATTGAAGGCCTTATGCTGAAGAAACGCTCTGCGCCTTATGTGCCTGGTCGACCCAAGGGCGAATGGTGGAAATGGAAACGGGAGCCGTTTCTTGTCGATACTGTATTGATGTATGCCCAGCGTGGGCATGGCAAGCGCTCCAGCTTCTATTCCGATTACACGTTTGGTGTCTGGCGGCAGGGAGAAGACGGTGATGAACTGGTGCCTGTTGGCAAAGCCTATTCCGGGTTCACAGATGACGAATTAAAACGCATTGACAAATTCGTCCGTGACAACACAGTTGATCGGTTTGGTCCGGTGCGTGCTGTTAAAATGGGACCAGATGACGGACTGGTTCTGGAAGTCGCGTTCGAAGGCCTCAACCGGTCAACGCGCCATAAATCAGGTGTGGCCATGCGATTTCCCCGCATCAGTCGCCTACGCTGGGACAAGCCAGCCCATGAAGCTGACAGAATAGAGATGCTGGAAGGGTTGCTCTAA
- a CDS encoding ligase-associated DNA damage response exonuclease: MIKPADLLRPTPAGLYCPPGDFYIDPVRAVDRAVITHGHADHARAGHGSVLATPETIAIMASRYGEDFTGQTQALGYHDRINHRGVQISFAPAGHVLGSAQVVVDYRGLKIVCTGDYKRREDPTCVPFEVVPCHVFISEATFGLPVFQHPHTRDEIAKLLTSVERNPDRAHLVGAYSLGKAQRIIALLRLMGYEKPIFIHGAMQKLCDLYQEFDVHLGELRPATIRENGRAGGDKQDFAGKIIVCPPSAMNDKWSQRFPSPVACFASGWMRVRQRAKQRGVELPLIISDHADWEELTKTIKEVGPEELWVTHGREEALVRWAELEGLKAQPLSLVGYEDENE, encoded by the coding sequence ATGATCAAACCTGCCGATCTTCTGCGCCCGACGCCTGCCGGTCTTTACTGCCCGCCGGGCGATTTTTATATTGATCCGGTACGTGCCGTTGATCGCGCCGTCATCACTCATGGTCATGCGGACCATGCCCGGGCAGGACATGGTTCTGTGCTCGCAACACCGGAGACGATAGCGATCATGGCATCGCGATATGGCGAAGACTTCACTGGTCAGACGCAAGCACTTGGCTATCATGATCGTATAAACCATCGTGGTGTACAGATCAGCTTCGCACCTGCCGGGCATGTTCTTGGGTCTGCACAAGTCGTTGTGGATTATCGGGGGCTCAAAATAGTCTGCACCGGGGATTACAAGCGCCGGGAAGACCCGACATGCGTACCTTTTGAGGTTGTGCCATGCCACGTTTTTATCAGTGAGGCCACTTTTGGCCTGCCTGTATTTCAACATCCGCACACGCGTGACGAAATTGCGAAACTGCTGACGTCAGTAGAGCGCAATCCGGACAGGGCACATCTGGTCGGTGCTTACTCTCTTGGTAAGGCGCAACGAATTATCGCATTACTGCGCCTGATGGGGTATGAAAAACCAATCTTCATTCACGGCGCAATGCAAAAGCTGTGTGATCTGTATCAGGAATTTGACGTTCATCTGGGCGAACTGCGCCCGGCCACCATTCGCGAAAATGGACGTGCTGGCGGGGACAAACAGGATTTTGCCGGCAAGATCATTGTGTGTCCTCCCTCAGCCATGAATGACAAATGGTCACAGCGCTTCCCGTCTCCTGTTGCCTGCTTTGCTTCTGGCTGGATGCGCGTGCGCCAACGAGCCAAGCAACGCGGCGTCGAATTACCGCTGATCATCTCGGACCATGCAGACTGGGAAGAATTGACGAAAACCATAAAAGAAGTGGGACCGGAGGAATTGTGGGTCACACATGGTCGTGAGGAAGCACTGGTGAGATGGGCTGAACTGGAAGGACTAAAAGCACAGCCCCTGTCGCTGGTCGGGTATGAGGACGAAAATGAATAA
- the ahcY gene encoding adenosylhomocysteinase has protein sequence MSTQDYVVKDISLADFGNKEIEIAETEMPGLMATREEYGKAQPLKGARIAGSLHMTIQTAVLIQTLEALGAEVRWASCNIYSTQDHAAAAIAASGTPVFATKGETLEEYWAYADRLWEWPDGSLANMILDDGGDATLLILLGAEAEKDPSVLDKPSNEEETALFNTIKKRLAKDPDFYSRVRASIKGVTEETTTGVLRLYQREKRGDLPFPAINVNDSVTKSKFDNKYGCRESLTDGIRRATDVMMAGKLALVAGYGDVGKGSAESLRGAGARVMVTEIDPICALQAAMDGYEVVTMDAGIPRADIVVTATGNKDILTVDHMRDLKDMAIVGNIGHFDNEIQVEGLKNFKWSNIKDQVDMITFPDGKRMLLLSEGRLLNLGNATGHPSFVMSASFTNQTLAQIELFTKGEKYDNKVYVLPKHLDEKVAALHLEKVGAQLSKLTDEQADYIGVPVNGPYKSDHYRY, from the coding sequence ATGAGCACGCAAGATTACGTCGTCAAAGACATCTCCCTGGCTGATTTCGGCAATAAGGAAATTGAAATCGCTGAAACAGAAATGCCTGGCCTTATGGCCACCCGCGAAGAATACGGGAAAGCCCAACCGCTGAAAGGTGCCCGTATTGCCGGTTCACTTCACATGACAATTCAGACCGCCGTGTTGATCCAGACGCTGGAAGCACTGGGCGCAGAAGTGCGCTGGGCGAGCTGCAACATTTACTCCACACAGGATCATGCAGCTGCAGCCATTGCCGCCAGTGGCACACCTGTTTTTGCCACCAAAGGCGAAACACTGGAGGAATATTGGGCGTATGCTGACCGCCTGTGGGAATGGCCGGACGGCTCTCTTGCCAACATGATCCTTGATGATGGCGGCGATGCGACCCTGCTGATATTGCTCGGTGCAGAAGCTGAAAAAGACCCATCTGTGCTTGATAAACCGTCAAACGAAGAAGAGACGGCCCTGTTCAACACGATCAAAAAACGCCTGGCAAAAGACCCTGATTTCTATTCCCGGGTACGCGCTTCCATCAAGGGCGTGACAGAAGAGACTACGACTGGTGTGCTGCGTCTTTATCAACGCGAGAAGCGTGGCGACCTGCCCTTCCCGGCTATCAACGTCAATGACAGCGTGACCAAGTCAAAGTTCGACAACAAATATGGCTGCCGGGAAAGCCTCACGGACGGCATTCGCCGGGCTACTGATGTGATGATGGCTGGCAAGCTGGCACTTGTGGCTGGTTATGGTGATGTGGGCAAAGGTTCCGCCGAGTCCCTTCGGGGCGCTGGCGCGCGCGTCATGGTCACCGAAATTGATCCTATCTGCGCTTTGCAGGCAGCAATGGATGGTTATGAAGTTGTGACCATGGATGCTGGCATTCCGCGTGCAGACATTGTTGTGACTGCCACAGGCAACAAGGACATTCTCACAGTCGATCATATGCGCGACCTGAAAGACATGGCCATTGTTGGCAATATCGGCCATTTCGACAACGAAATTCAGGTAGAAGGCTTGAAGAATTTCAAATGGTCCAACATCAAGGATCAGGTGGATATGATTACCTTCCCGGACGGCAAAAGGATGCTGCTGCTGTCAGAAGGCCGGCTGCTGAACCTTGGCAATGCCACAGGTCACCCGTCTTTTGTGATGTCCGCTTCTTTCACCAACCAGACGCTGGCACAGATCGAACTTTTCACTAAAGGTGAGAAGTACGACAACAAGGTTTATGTGCTGCCGAAGCATCTGGACGAAAAGGTTGCGGCTCTGCATCTTGAAAAAGTTGGCGCACAACTTTCAAAACTGACTGACGAGCAGGCTGATTATATCGGCGTGCCGGTGAACGGCCCTTACAAATCTGACCATTACCGCTACTAA
- a CDS encoding HEXXH motif-containing putative peptide modification protein produces MIRSAAKTLDADVTEALFALGKLSSDQAGKLCPSIFNFNTLLRDAMTNGDEVNVAILLERAPRVFMCAMPAPSLSVINFGSKPWHDYVYQKQKDTYRYQSESPMELKPCDGNEFLHSERFFVESLGLMRLGSTLFYEHVRDIVSYVTITEGHGCWGLSSIDMFGDIFITKLQDQRNPHVHYFDHVTHEAAHYYLHALMQFDPLIENPPTEEYSSPVREDKRPMLGVYHAAFVLSNVCQNLQAILDSGVELHDKKSFQQCFDVSLAKFNQALSTVEASAKHTLLGKSVTESMRDVSRGLS; encoded by the coding sequence TTGATCAGATCTGCGGCGAAGACGCTTGATGCGGATGTTACAGAGGCGCTTTTTGCTCTTGGAAAACTAAGTTCTGATCAGGCTGGAAAGCTCTGTCCCTCGATATTCAACTTCAATACGCTACTTCGAGATGCGATGACGAATGGAGACGAAGTAAACGTTGCGATTCTGCTGGAAAGGGCTCCGCGTGTTTTCATGTGCGCAATGCCTGCACCGTCACTTTCGGTCATCAATTTTGGATCGAAACCGTGGCACGATTATGTATACCAGAAACAAAAAGACACTTACCGTTATCAGAGCGAGTCGCCAATGGAATTGAAACCCTGCGACGGCAATGAATTTTTACATAGCGAACGATTTTTCGTCGAGTCGCTCGGGCTTATGCGCCTCGGTTCTACGCTATTTTATGAGCATGTGCGCGATATCGTTTCCTATGTGACCATTACGGAGGGGCATGGATGCTGGGGATTATCATCGATTGATATGTTCGGCGACATCTTCATTACGAAGCTGCAAGACCAACGCAATCCTCACGTCCATTATTTTGATCACGTCACGCACGAAGCGGCACATTACTATTTGCACGCATTAATGCAGTTTGACCCTCTTATCGAAAATCCGCCGACCGAGGAGTATTCATCACCAGTAAGGGAGGACAAACGGCCTATGCTTGGCGTCTATCACGCGGCGTTCGTGCTCTCAAACGTGTGTCAGAATCTTCAAGCAATCCTCGATTCAGGGGTTGAATTGCACGACAAAAAAAGTTTCCAGCAATGCTTCGACGTCAGCCTGGCGAAATTCAATCAAGCGCTTTCGACAGTTGAAGCATCCGCGAAGCATACGCTTCTGGGTAAGTCAGTGACAGAAAGTATGCGCGATGTATCTCGAGGTTTGTCATGA
- a CDS encoding IS5 family transposase produces MSWNETTRTYYDRSFLRYASDLTDDEWALIEPEIPLPNRMGRPRKWPMREIMNALLYIASTGCQWRMLPRDFPPFSTVQKYFYWWRDDRLLEKINHRLLFECREAHGRSPHPSAGVIDSQSVKTTESGGITGFDAGKNIKGRKRHILTDTEGFLVTALVHAADVQDRDGAPAVLMEARDKFPWLRHIFADGGYAGDKLKRKLKKVGPFRMEIIKRSDKMKGFKVLPRRWVVERTFAWLGRSRRLAKDWERCWTSAIAWLFMAHIRIATRRLARACFI; encoded by the coding sequence ATGAGTTGGAATGAAACCACCCGCACATATTATGACCGCAGTTTCCTGCGCTATGCAAGTGATCTGACGGACGACGAATGGGCTTTGATTGAACCTGAAATACCTCTTCCAAATCGGATGGGGCGTCCTCGCAAGTGGCCGATGCGGGAGATCATGAACGCCTTGTTGTATATCGCGTCTACTGGCTGCCAATGGCGCATGTTACCAAGGGATTTCCCGCCTTTTTCGACGGTTCAGAAATATTTTTATTGGTGGCGTGATGACAGATTGCTGGAAAAGATCAATCACCGCCTGCTGTTTGAATGCCGCGAAGCACACGGCAGAAGCCCACACCCCAGCGCAGGTGTGATCGATAGCCAGTCGGTTAAAACCACAGAAAGTGGCGGTATTACTGGCTTTGACGCGGGCAAAAATATAAAAGGCCGCAAGCGGCATATTCTGACGGATACGGAAGGCTTTCTGGTGACAGCACTTGTGCATGCCGCGGATGTACAGGATCGCGACGGCGCACCAGCGGTGTTGATGGAAGCGCGAGACAAATTTCCATGGCTTCGCCATATCTTTGCCGATGGTGGCTATGCGGGAGATAAGCTAAAGCGCAAACTTAAAAAAGTCGGTCCATTCCGGATGGAAATCATCAAGCGATCCGATAAAATGAAAGGCTTTAAAGTCCTGCCCCGGCGATGGGTCGTAGAACGCACATTCGCATGGTTAGGGCGATCACGCCGTCTCGCCAAGGATTGGGAACGATGCTGGACCTCAGCTATCGCATGGCTATTCATGGCTCACATCCGTATCGCAACAAGACGACTGGCAAGAGCATGTTTCATATGA